One Ricinus communis isolate WT05 ecotype wild-type chromosome 7, ASM1957865v1, whole genome shotgun sequence genomic region harbors:
- the LOC8289755 gene encoding 11S globulin seed storage protein 1, translating to MAKPILLSISLCLFVLFQGSLALVSSSQQQNECRIDRINAREPDSRIQSEAGTIESWDPNHDQFRCAGVAVTRHTIQPDGLLLPAYSNAPQLVYIVQGQGMLGAMFPGCAETFQESQESSRSSRQQEQHQKIRHFRRGDVIALPAGIAHWCYNDGNEPLIAVSVLDTGNNANQLDRNPRNFYLAGNPEDEFQQQSRRPGERGHGEYSLGGSSERRQRSCNNVFCGMDSRFIAEAFNIDEQLARRIQGQDDARGNIVRVEGRIQVTRPPRTQQEREEQLEREYEQGRRHYNGIEETFCTMRMRENIADPSRADIFVPEVGRMSTVNSHSLPILRWLKLSASHAVLRNNAVRLPHWHMNSHSILYAIRGQARIQVVNENGNSVFDGSVRQGQVLTLPQNFVVVNRAESDNFEYVSFNTNDNAVAFDVAGRTSALRGMPVEVIANAFRVSIEEARRIKFGREETTLGSSLSQPRRAAA from the exons ATGGCGAAGCCTATCCTGCTATCTATTTCTCTTTGCctttttgttctcttccaaGGCTCCTTAGCTCTCGTTTCATCATCTCAGCAGCAAAACGAGTGTCGAATCGACAGGATCAATGCCCGCGAACCTGATAGCCGCATTCAGAGCGAAGCTGGTACAATTGAGTCATGGGATCCTAACCACGATCAGTTCCGATGCGCTGGTGTGGCTGTAACCAGGCACACTATTCAACCCGATGGCCTTTTATTGCCAGCTTACAGCAATGCTCCTCAACTCGTCTATATTGTCCAAG GTCAAGGTATGCTTGGAGCCATGTTTCCTGGATGCGCTGAAACATTCCAAGAATCTCAAGAATCCAGTAGGAGCAGTAGACAACAAGAGCAGCACCAAAAGATTCGCCATTTCCGACGTGGAGATGTCATTGCTTTGCCAGCAGGAATAGCCCACTGGTGCTACAACGATGGCAATGAACCCCTTATTGCTGTCAGTGTTTTGGACACTGGCAACAACGCTAACCAGCTTGACAGGAACCCCAGA AATTTCTACCTAGCCGGTAATCCAGAAGATGAGTTCCAGCAACAATCCAGACGCCCAGGTGAGCGTGGACACGGAGAGTATTCCCTTGGAGGCAGCAGCGAGAGACGACAGCGATCTTGCAACAATGTGTTCTGCGGAATGGACTCAAGGTTTATCGCTGAAGCTTTCAACATTGATGAGCAATTGGCTAGAAGGATTCAAGGTCAGGATGACGCCAGAGGCAACATAGTGAGGGTCGAAGGTCGTATTCAGGTAACGAGGCCACCCAGGACTCAACAAGAGAGAGAGGAGCAACTAGAACGCGAGTATGAACAAGGCCGTCGACATTACAATGGCATTGAGGAGACTTTTTGCACCATGAGGATGAGGGAAAACATTGCTGATCCCTCACGCGCTGATATCTTCGTCCCTGAAGTTGGTCGTATGAGCACCGTCAACAGCCACAGTCTCCCTATCCTTCGGTGGCTCAAACTCAGTGCTTCACATGCTGTTCTCCGCAAT AATGCTGTGAGACTGCCTCACTGGCACATGAATTCCCATAGCATATTATATGCCATAAGGGGTCAAGCACGGATTCAGGTGGTAAATGAAAATGGCAACAGTGTCTTCGACGGTAGTGTAAGGCAAGGACAAGTCCTGACACTGCCACAGAACTTTGTGGTGGTGAATAGGGCAGAGAGTGACAATTTCGAATACGTTTCCTTCAATACCAATGACAATGCCGTGGCCTTTGATGTTGCTGGCCGCACCTCAGCCCTTCGGGGCATGCCAGTGGAAGTAATTGCAAACGCATTCAGAGTTTCGATAGAGGAAGCCAGGAGGATCAAGTTCGGGAGGGAGGAGACCACCCTTGGTAGCTCACTGTCTCAGCCAAGGAGGGCAGCTGCTTAA